A stretch of Acropora muricata isolate sample 2 chromosome 7, ASM3666990v1, whole genome shotgun sequence DNA encodes these proteins:
- the LOC136923012 gene encoding uncharacterized protein, with translation MSMDVPAWPSAVGPKIPELPNKSESSDLDRALACLRRELAEMQSQDRKLHKQLLTMYSSIRELRDELQSEKEGWEMEREQDSRDCACADAEAAPGYVTDVEVVENDNDNHGPRINHIKQDSGILTDDEISDEELERSIKQMLKTFPPAVRPRTSSFTATAKRSNSYHVPLAKSGESKERKNNDGKPPTIARVRAISVAASDSEKLVSTRTRTQTFTEGAIHRFASMPVINEIPGDDFGRNRCRSKTFALYGRRRSESVDGAVPLVSKRLPVFSPLTRHGSMPVMHSGGRSKSAAAFRELKDINNNHPTLRRATSQIVLSRTDLEKSKDTESIRGQPYRIYRSSSQISLV, from the exons ATGTCAATGGACGTCCCAGCTTGGCCATCAGCCGTCGGGCCAAAGATTCCCGAATTGCCAAACAAAAGTGAAAGTTCTGATTTAGACAGGGCTCTGGCCTGCCTTAGGAGAGAATTG GCAGAAATGCAGAgtcaagacagaaaattacacaAGCAACTTTTGACCATGTACTCTAGTATTCGTGAACTTCGAGATGAGTTGCAAAGCGAAAAAGAAGGATGGGAAATGGAAAGAGAACAGGATAGTCGAGACTGCGCATGCGCAGATGCTGAGGCTGCTCCAGGGTATGTGACCGATGTGGAGGTCGTGGAAAATGATAACGACAACCACGGGCCGAGAATTAACCACATTAAACAAGACTCTGGGATTTTAACCGACGATGAAATAAGCGATGAAGAGTTAGAGCGAAGCATAAAGCAAATGCTGAAGACATTTCCACCAGCGGTTAGACCAAGAACCAGTTCATTTACTGCCACTGCAAAACGTTCCAACAGCTATCACGTTCCACTGGCAAAGTCAGGCGAAAGTAAGGAGAGAAAAAACAACGATGGAAAACCGCCGACTATCGCGCGCGTTCGCGCCATTAGCGTGGCGGCCAGCGACAGCGAAAAGCTTGTGTCAACACGCACGCGCACGCAAACTTTCACTGAAGGTGCGATTCACCGGTTTGCAAGCATGCCGGTGATTAACGAAATACCAGGGGATGACTTTGGACGCAACAGGTGCAGATCAAAGACGTTTGCCCTTTATGGGCGGCGTCGTTCCGAAAGCGTCGACGGCGCCGTGCCTCTGGTGTCGAAAAGGCTTCCAGTGTTTAGCCCTCTAACGCGTCATGGTAGTATGCCAGTTATGCACAGCGGCGGCAGGTCAAAGTCAGCGGCCGCATTTAGAGAGTTAAAAGACATAAATAACAATCATCCCACTTTAAGGCGTGCCACGAGTCAAATAGTTCTCAGTAGAACAGATCTGGAGAAATCCAAAGACACGGAGTCGATCCGTGGACAACCTTACAGGATCTATAGATCTTCAAGTCAGATATCACTTGTGTGA
- the LOC136922991 gene encoding uncharacterized protein → MFSASSSPPSSVHYELPVPIEESSMGEPTIEDQPVDDQPPPLTFEVVEGASKRGQQKLFDNRGYSYCVKRRRNAITYWHCSFRGKSNHCPASVIQRPEGFTVGVEHNHTGEVGLPETAKLTAAIKRKATDDLFRSASAIVDEVLLQGMENAAALPTLARPEYLARAANRCRQSKRPQDPVDLDFTMDESSIPGEFLRADIETHGKRYLIFATEEQLTLLRKAKRWYVDGTFKLCRPPFTQLFTINAFVRQDDHAKQVPLLFVLMSSRRKHDYKKVLKKVLRILPTTPSVEQVTVDFESAVWGAFRKVLPEVQLLGCAFHWNQALWRKVQELGLQTAYMKDWATNGYIRRLMALPFLPHETIAPTFESLKPEATTEPLQQFVSYIEENWIRSTVWPPKCFSVFMQSIRTNNDIEGWHHSLNRRAAGRCGLHFYMFVALLHKEARLASLQVRLVSERKLKRMQRSTYREVQTRLFNLWEAFNKKEKSLKQLLKGCAIVNRPVMH, encoded by the coding sequence ATGTTCTCCGCCTCGAGTAGCCCTCCATCCAGTGTCCATTATGAGTTACCTGTACCAATCGAGGAATCGTCTATGGGAGAGCCAACCATTGAGGACCAACCAGTTGATGACCAGCCGCCGCCTCTGACCTTTGAAGTTGTCGAGGGAGCATCTAAGAGAGGCCAACAGAAACTGTTCGACAACCGCGGCTACTCGTATTGTGTTAAACGGCGGAGAAATGCGATCACATACTGGCACTGTAGCTTCCGAGGCAAGTCCAACCACTGTCCAGCGTCAGTGATTCAGCGTCCTGAGGGCTTTACCGTTGGAGTTGAACACAACCATACGGGAGAAGTTGGGCTCCCAGAGACTGCCAAATTGACTGCCGCCATCAAGAGAAAAGCCACTGATGACCTGTTCAGGTCAGCATCAGCGATCGTCGATGAAGTACTGCTACAGGGAATGGAGAATGCTGCCGCTCTGCCTACCCTAGCCAGACCCGAATATTTAGCTAGAGCAGCCAATCGTTGCCGACAGTCAAAACGACCACAAGATCCAGTCGACCTTGACTTCACCATGGACGAGTCTAGTATCCCTGGGGAATTTCTTCGCGCAGATATCGAAACCCACGGAAAACGATATCTCATCTTCGCTACTGAGGAGCAACTAACGTTGTTAAGGAAAGCCAAGCGGTGGTACGTCGACGGAACATTTAAGCTGTGTCGGCCGCCCTTTACTCAGCTCTTCACGATTAATGCCTTCGTCCGCCAAGACGACCACGCAAAACAAGTCCCGCTGCTGTTTGTACTGATGTCCAGCAGAAGAAAGCATGACTACAAGAAAGTGTTAAAGAAGGTGCTGAGGATCCTGCCAACTACCCCGAGCGTCGAGCAGGTTACCGTTGACTTTGAGAGCGCCGTGTGGGGAGCATTTCGAAAAGTCCTTCCGGAAGTGCAGTTGTTGGGGTGTGCCTTCCACTGGAACCAGGCCCTTTGGAGAAAAGTTCAAGAGCTAGGCCTTCAGACTGCGTATATGAAAGACTGGGCTACGAATGGTTACATCAGGCGACTGATGGCACTACCCTTCCTTCCACATGAGACCATTGCCCCAACCTTCGAAAGCCTAAAACCAGAAGCTACGACGGAGCCTTTACAGCAGTTCGTCAGTTATATCGAGGAAAACTGGATTCGCAGTACAGTTTGGCCCCCCAAGTGCTTTAGCGTCTTTATGCAGTCAATAAGAACAAACAATGACATTGAGGGCTGGCATCATAGCCTGAACAGAAGAGCCGCTGGTCGATGCGGTCTGCACTTCTACATGTTCGTGGCCCTACTACACAAAGAAGCGAGACTAGCGTCGCTACAAGTTCGTCTAGTCTCGGAGCGCAAACTTAAGCGAATGCAGAGGTCCACCTATCGTGAAGTGCAGACGCGGCTCTTCAACCTTTGGGAGGCCTTCAACAAGAAGGAGAAATCACTAAAGCAGCTTCTCAAAGGATGTGCCATTGTAAACAGGCCAGTGATgcactga
- the LOC136922985 gene encoding NADH dehydrogenase [ubiquinone] flavoprotein 1, mitochondrial-like isoform X1, which translates to MATSLAKLQPKGLQAGHLPSLCRALAGIRLSSTAATSTPPAKTSFGNMKDEDRIFTNLYGRHDWKLAGAMQRGDWYKTKEIILKGKDWIIKEITKSGLRGRGGAGFPTGMKWGFMNKPSDGRPKYLVVNADEGEPGTCKDREIMRNDPHKLIEGCLVAGASMGARAAYIYIRGEFYNEASNMQLAINEAYREGLIGRNACGSGYDFDVYMHRGAGAYICGEETALIESLEGKQGKPRLKPPFPADVGVFGCPTTVANVETVAVAPTICRRGGDWFASFGRPRNTGTKLFNISGHVNHPCTVEEEMSIPLKVLIEKHAGGVIGGWDNLLAVIPGGSSTPLIPLSVCEDVLMDFDALVEAQTALGTAAVIVMNKQCDIVHAIARLIEFYKHESCGQCTPCREGCSWMTTIMYRFVEGNATPDEIDMLWELSKQIEGHTICALGDGAAWPVQGLIRHFRPLLENRMADFAARQTEKSQSAA; encoded by the exons ATGGCAACGTCTTTGGCCAAACTGCAGCCTAAAGGCTTGCAAG CTGGACATCTGCCATCACTGTGTCGTGCTCTTGCTGGCATTCGCCTTTCGTCAACAGCTGCAACCTCAACACCACCA GCAAAAACGTCGTTTGGAAATATGAAG GATGAAGATCGCATCTTTACAAACTTATATGGAAGACATGATTGGAAGCTAGCTGGAGCTATGCAAAGG gGTGACTGGTATAAAACCAAGGAGATCATATTGAAGGGAAAGGATTGGATCATCAAGGAAATCACAAAGTCTGGACTCAGAGGAAGAGGTGGAGCAG GTTTCCCCACTGGCATGAAATGGGGATTTATGAACAAGCCATCTGATGGAAG GCCGAAGTATCTTGTGGTTAATGCTGATGAAGGGGAACCAGGAACATGTAAAGACAGAGAAATTATGAGAAATGATCCGCACAAGTTGATTGAGGGCTGTTTGGTGGCAGGAGCAAGTATGGGGGCAAGAGCAG CCTACATTTACATCAGAGGCGAGTTTTACAATGAAGCATCTAATATGCAGTTAGCAATCAACGAGGCCTACAGGGAGGGATTGATTGGTCGCAATGCATGCGGCAGTGGATATGACTTTGATGTGTACATGCACAGAGGAGCAGGAGCCTATATCTGCGGAGAAGAAACG GCACTGATTGAGAGCTTGGAAGGAAAGCAAGGGAAACCTCGCCTGAAGCCACCATTCCCAGCAGATGttg GTGTGTTTGGCTGTCCTACCACTGTGGCTAACGTCGAGACAGTTGCCGTAGCTCCG ACGATATGCCGAAGAGGAGGAGATTGGTTTGCTTCATTTGGTCGGCCAAGAAACACTGGAACAAAA CTTTTCAATATCTCTGGACATGTGAATCATCCATGCACTGTTGAAGAGGAGATGTCTATTCCATTAAAGGTCTTGATTGAAAAACATGCTGGCGGAGTGATTG GTGGCTGGGACAATCTCCTAGCAGTTATTCCTGGTGGCTCCTCGACTCCGCTTATTCCCCTAAG TGTTTGCGAAGATGTCCTGATGGATTTCGATGCCTTGGTGGAGGCACAGACTGCCTTGGGGACAGCTGCTGTGATTGTCATGAACAAACAG TGTGATATTGTCCATGCAATAGCAAGATTGATTGAATTCTACAAGCACGAGAGCTGTGGACAG TGCACACCATGTAGAGAGGGATGCAGTTGGATGACTACAATTATGTACAGATTCG tcgAAGGCAATGCGACACCAGATGAAATTGACATGTTATGG GAACTGAGCAAGCAGATTGAAGGTCACACCATCTGTGCATTGGGGGATGGCGCTGCCTGGCCTGTGCAG GGTTTGATTCGACATTTCAGACCGCTATTGGAGAATCGCATGGCCGATTTTGCTGCCAGGCAAACAGAGAAAAGTCAATCGGCGGCTTAA
- the LOC136922985 gene encoding NADH dehydrogenase [ubiquinone] flavoprotein 1, mitochondrial-like isoform X2 — MATSLAKLQPKGLQAGHLPSLCRALAGIRLSSTAATSTPAKTSFGNMKDEDRIFTNLYGRHDWKLAGAMQRGDWYKTKEIILKGKDWIIKEITKSGLRGRGGAGFPTGMKWGFMNKPSDGRPKYLVVNADEGEPGTCKDREIMRNDPHKLIEGCLVAGASMGARAAYIYIRGEFYNEASNMQLAINEAYREGLIGRNACGSGYDFDVYMHRGAGAYICGEETALIESLEGKQGKPRLKPPFPADVGVFGCPTTVANVETVAVAPTICRRGGDWFASFGRPRNTGTKLFNISGHVNHPCTVEEEMSIPLKVLIEKHAGGVIGGWDNLLAVIPGGSSTPLIPLSVCEDVLMDFDALVEAQTALGTAAVIVMNKQCDIVHAIARLIEFYKHESCGQCTPCREGCSWMTTIMYRFVEGNATPDEIDMLWELSKQIEGHTICALGDGAAWPVQGLIRHFRPLLENRMADFAARQTEKSQSAA, encoded by the exons ATGGCAACGTCTTTGGCCAAACTGCAGCCTAAAGGCTTGCAAG CTGGACATCTGCCATCACTGTGTCGTGCTCTTGCTGGCATTCGCCTTTCGTCAACAGCTGCAACCTCAACACCA GCAAAAACGTCGTTTGGAAATATGAAG GATGAAGATCGCATCTTTACAAACTTATATGGAAGACATGATTGGAAGCTAGCTGGAGCTATGCAAAGG gGTGACTGGTATAAAACCAAGGAGATCATATTGAAGGGAAAGGATTGGATCATCAAGGAAATCACAAAGTCTGGACTCAGAGGAAGAGGTGGAGCAG GTTTCCCCACTGGCATGAAATGGGGATTTATGAACAAGCCATCTGATGGAAG GCCGAAGTATCTTGTGGTTAATGCTGATGAAGGGGAACCAGGAACATGTAAAGACAGAGAAATTATGAGAAATGATCCGCACAAGTTGATTGAGGGCTGTTTGGTGGCAGGAGCAAGTATGGGGGCAAGAGCAG CCTACATTTACATCAGAGGCGAGTTTTACAATGAAGCATCTAATATGCAGTTAGCAATCAACGAGGCCTACAGGGAGGGATTGATTGGTCGCAATGCATGCGGCAGTGGATATGACTTTGATGTGTACATGCACAGAGGAGCAGGAGCCTATATCTGCGGAGAAGAAACG GCACTGATTGAGAGCTTGGAAGGAAAGCAAGGGAAACCTCGCCTGAAGCCACCATTCCCAGCAGATGttg GTGTGTTTGGCTGTCCTACCACTGTGGCTAACGTCGAGACAGTTGCCGTAGCTCCG ACGATATGCCGAAGAGGAGGAGATTGGTTTGCTTCATTTGGTCGGCCAAGAAACACTGGAACAAAA CTTTTCAATATCTCTGGACATGTGAATCATCCATGCACTGTTGAAGAGGAGATGTCTATTCCATTAAAGGTCTTGATTGAAAAACATGCTGGCGGAGTGATTG GTGGCTGGGACAATCTCCTAGCAGTTATTCCTGGTGGCTCCTCGACTCCGCTTATTCCCCTAAG TGTTTGCGAAGATGTCCTGATGGATTTCGATGCCTTGGTGGAGGCACAGACTGCCTTGGGGACAGCTGCTGTGATTGTCATGAACAAACAG TGTGATATTGTCCATGCAATAGCAAGATTGATTGAATTCTACAAGCACGAGAGCTGTGGACAG TGCACACCATGTAGAGAGGGATGCAGTTGGATGACTACAATTATGTACAGATTCG tcgAAGGCAATGCGACACCAGATGAAATTGACATGTTATGG GAACTGAGCAAGCAGATTGAAGGTCACACCATCTGTGCATTGGGGGATGGCGCTGCCTGGCCTGTGCAG GGTTTGATTCGACATTTCAGACCGCTATTGGAGAATCGCATGGCCGATTTTGCTGCCAGGCAAACAGAGAAAAGTCAATCGGCGGCTTAA